One genomic segment of Bombina bombina isolate aBomBom1 chromosome 4, aBomBom1.pri, whole genome shotgun sequence includes these proteins:
- the DYNLT1 gene encoding dynein light chain Tctex-type 1 — MDDFQGSEETSFVVDEVSGIIKESIESAIGGNAYQHNKVNQWTNNVVEQTLSQLTKLSKPFKYIVTCVIMQKNGAGLHTASSCFWDNSTDGSCTVRWENKTMYCIVTAFGLAI; from the exons ATGGATGACTTCCAGGGCTCTGAGGAG acctCATTTGTTGTAGATGAAGTTAGTGGGATAATTAAAGAG TCTATAGAAAGTGCAATTGGTGGTAATGCTTACCAGCACAACAAAGTAAACCAGTGGACCAACAATGTTGTGGAACAGACTTTGAGTCAGCTTACAAAATTGTCCAAGCCATTCAAGTACATTG TGACATGTGTAATTATGCAAAAGAATGGCGCAGGGCTTCATACAGCAAGCTCATGTTTCTGGGATAACTCCACtgatg GAAGCTGTACTGTAAGATGGGAGAACAAGACCATGTACTGTATTGTCACTGCCTTTGGACTTGCAATATAG